Genomic DNA from Chanos chanos chromosome 6, fChaCha1.1, whole genome shotgun sequence:
TTACCAGAGAAGATCACTTTGATTCTGTTAGTTAATCTGGACTAATCTGCTCATTTTTTAGCAGTTAAATGACAGATTATTGTAAACTTGCTACTTCTCCTCTACACCATCACCGGGATTAGTCATGTCTTCAGGCTGTGCTAGAAGAGCTCACTTATCCTGATTTCTCAAATACCTCATATCTTATTTTTATAATCATTCTATGAATTTGCTTCTGATGTAGGCGATTATGTTCAATTTTATAGATGACATGGATACttgttgtgttggttgtgttaTGTTAATTATAAAGAATATAATATCAGAGACTGAAAACAGACTAGGAGAAAccactgcattttattttaaatttacatacaTGAGTGTATCACAAGAGGACTATTTCATATTATATGTTCTTGTCCACTTGTTAAAgatttcttcattctgcaaccTCCTTTGCCTAAAAAGAATCAAAGACAATAACACATTTCAACATAAACCCTTCTTTTTGCATTCCAGTGTTACAATATATTGCGTTATAATATATGATAttctttttaaacaatttgGCTGCAAACTTGTGGGAGGAAACTTGATCCCTGTACCTTTCCAGCATCACGGCTCTTGGCTCTCAGTTTGTTGACCTGAGACTCAGCTATGTCAGCACGCTCCTGGGCTTCCTCCAGCTCATGCTGCACCTTCCTGTACCTGGACAGGTGAGTGTTGGCCTGTTCCTCCTGTGAGGACAGTTACAATTAGGCGGCAAGATGAAATCTGTGCTGCACTGATACGGTGCCACTTGGAAAACAGTGGCTTAGAGCACTTGAAACTTATATATGGTATACGCAACAGATATAATATTGGAATATTTCAACAATTTAGCAACttgtttaaaattaaattaaatatacCTGACTGAAGAGACATATTCAGGTTTAGCTTCTGAAATGTGGAATTGGAATTAATACACTTACAGcttcctctgcctgtctcttgTAGGCTTTTACTTTCAGCTGCAATTTTTCTACCAGATCTTGGAGTCTGGTTACATTCTTCTTGTCTTCTTCAGTCTGGagaattaaaatattattattaaattaatgCATCTTACTTCAAAGAATTATTTGCAGTTTCTGTCATTATACACTGTTTATGGGTACAATACCTGGTAGGTGAGCTCCTTCACCCTCCTTTCATATTTGCGAACACCTTTGATAGCATCGGCTCCACGCCTCTGTTCAGATTCAATCTCAGCCTCTAGCTCACGCACCTGTAATTTGGGGAATATTTTGAGTTGGAATGTTTCTTACAAATGCTGagatcattttgaaaatataaaCAGTTTCTCTATATGATTTACCCTGGCTTCCAGTTTCTGGAGCTGTTTCTTTCCACCCTTCATGGCTAGGTTCTCAGCTTCATCCAAACGGTGCTGCAGGTCTTTGACAGTGACCTCCAGGTTCTTCTTCATTCTTTCCAGGTGGGCACTGGTGTCCTGTTCCTTCTTCAGTTCCTCTGCCATCATGGCAGCCTATAATTCATATACATTGTATCTAATTATAAATGTCGTTATGGACTTACTGAAATTATTAACCATTTTTCCCAATGAGTATTCAGGCCTTAGAACAGAGTTAGAGAAGTTTACTGCCTAATATGAGCACTTATCCATTGAACCACATATTGTGCTTAGTTTTGCAGTTTTTCAGATAATGGCACTGACGAGGCATATGAACCACTCACATCAGTAATAGCCTTCTTGGCCTTCTCCTCTGCATTTCTTGCCTCCTGGATGGTGTCATCTACTTCACTTTGAATTTGGACAAGGTCAGCTTCCAGCTTCTTCTTGGTATTTAAAAGGCTGGTGTTCTGAACAAAAGTATTTATCCATCAGATATGGTTGTAAGATATAAGGttacagagatgcagagatAAAGAGTTTTCAGATCAACACTCAATATACCTGGGAGTGCAGAAGTCCAACACGCTCACTAGCATCAACCAGTTCCTGTTCAGCCACTTTGCGGCCTCTCTCAGTTTGTTCAAGAGCAGCCCTAAGCTCCTCGATCTCTGCTTGCATCAGTGCATTGCGGCGCTCTACCATGGCAACCTGTTCTTTCATGTCCTCATGGCCCCTCAAAGCATCATCAAGGTGCACTTGGGCATCCTGATAggaataacaataacaatatataatacgggggacaaaacaaaacatgaatgacatgtctgtgcatcagccattatgtttcctcaaatcgattcatatcattgtgcatcacaacaagataaaaatgcccattctgtttgcaacatagactttgatttcactaactagtaGTTTCATtaactacacattattgaaaaaatGATCGCCGTATTCTGTAGTCGCCTCCACCGAGTCAGGTGTGGGAGCTAgtgagacaaaagcctggtgtggcagctggattacccccgcaacctatacatcaaaatTAAGCTTagaatatgcaaaaaaaaaggttgaaagtcatttcatttactacacattactgaacagtgatcgctatattctcTAGTTGCCCCCAACGAGTCAGTGCGAACTGCCGTaacgttaacacatcaagaattgCGAACGCAGCATCAGTGGAATTTAAAATGATTCtcttcaactgaaggatatttttctatatatctttaCTATAAATAGTTTGCATTTACAATGCAAAAAAGAATCTTTtgatttatgaaatattttttcagtttctgattgttcaatgtcccccagttaaagggggGTGCTGGTGGGCTTCAGACAGCTCACAACACTTAGTTTAgttagaaataaaaagaaaaaagaaaaagaaagagaggtgaaaagtatgaggatgtggaaatatatttcataattaattatatgctaatattaaatcaatgtgatgctttgaaggcacaaaaattgcattacCAATGAAtgttaggttagaaaatacaacatttgcctgaTTTAACGTGACTTCCACTGTAAACCATGCCCACCTCCGGCCTACTATCCAAATACAGATATGGAGATGGACagttttgttggttgaacagatacagatacagatacagatacagatacagatatagatacagaAAATGATGTCTCCATACACTTCTAATATATAACAATAACATATATTAGTGTCCTTGAGAAATCTGACAATATAATATAGAGAAGATACTTGAACAAACCTTGAGCTGTCCTTGAAGATTCCTGAGCTGTTTCTGGGCCTCAGCAGCCTGGCGATTAGCATGGCTCAGCTGAATCTCCATCTCATTGAGGTCTCCTTCCATTTTCTTCTTGATTCTCAGGGCATCATTTCGGCTCCTGACTTCAGAGTCTAGTGTGCTTTGCATGGATTCAATCACCCTCTGGCTGTTCCTCTTGATCTGCTCAATCTCTTCATCCTTCTCAGCAAGTTTCCTGTCAATCTCACCCTTCACCTGGTTGAGCTCAAGCTGGACACGAAGAATCTTGGACTCCTCATGCTCAAGTGTACCCTGAGGAATGAGAATTAAATTGCATCAAATTCAGATATAAAATGATTTACAATTACCCTCAGTGTGGAGCAGGATACATTCTcacatttccaaaaacaaatTGACCACCTCAGCTTCCTCAAGGGCAGTTTGAATTTCTGATTTCTCAGTCTCCACCGTCTTCTTTGCCTTCTCGAGTTCATGAATAGTCTTTCCAGTCTCACCAATCTGCTCAGTCAGGTCAGAGATCTCCTCTGTAAGAATGATAAGGTTAGAAATGAGTGAATGTCATATGTTGACCACAAATGAAAAACTTGAACGATGATTTCTCAATAGCATACGCTGGAggttcttgttctctctcttcagggtCTCAAGCTGGTCTAGAGCTTCTTCATATGAGTTCTTCATCTTAAAGAGCTCTGTGCTTAGAGAGCGAGCCTCTTTCTGGGCACCCTCCAGCTCTGCCTGGCCCTCCTCATACTTCTGTTTCCATTCTGCCAGGACCTGTTGTGATCAACCCATCCCATCAATAATACTGCAGTACACCTGAAACATTTTTAAGTAAGAAAATATGTattggtttattgttttttcctcttttcacctTGTCAAAGTTCCTCTGCTTCTTGTCAAGGTTGGCTGCCAGTGCATTGGCCCTCTCCACATCAATCATCAGATCCTCCACTTCACCCTGCAGTCTCTGTTTGGTCTTCTCCAGGGAGGCACACTTGGAGTTAACAGCCTCAATGGATTCCTCAGCCTCCTGCAGACGCTGAGCAAGCTTTTTTctggagagaagaaaatattgtttaaaaatctTATGTGAATACCAGCCAATGAATTTCAGTTTGAGTGCTTTCCGTTATTTACTTTGCTTCCTCGAGCTCCTCAGTACGCTGGATGGCATCAGTCTCATATTTTGTCCTCCACTGAGCCACCTCACTGTTTGCCTTGGACATTGCACGCTGTAACTCAGCTTTGGCttcctgctcctcctcaaaCTGCTCTCTGAGTAGGTCACAGTCATGGCGTGCTGATTGAACAGCATGAGCGAGGGCACCCTTTGCCTGAGGGTTACCAGATGTGTTTAATATAAAAAGTATACCAATGGAGCATAAGACATATATCGAGGGTTTATCGAATATAAGTGAAAATAGTATATGCATGACGATgtaaatttacaaaaatatgtGCATGTCACCCTTATATATCCATATGAATATAAGTAAATACAATGTGAACCACACCTTCACTTCTTCCTCAATTTGTCTCTTGAGCTCCTCAATCTGTTGGGTATATGCCTGCTTTCCTCTGGTCAGCTGGGAAACAAGAGcttctttttcctccagctGGCGTCCGAGCTCCCCTGTTAAATGACTGATCAGTAATTTCACACtgtaatgaaaaatattttagtaAATTTACTAGGACACTTACCATTCTCAGTTGCCAGTCTTGCTTTTTGTGCACTCATATCATTTAGCTGCCGAACATTCTCATCATTCTTGGTTTTTAGTTCGCTCAGCTGATCCTCAAGGGTGCGACACATTTTCTCCAGATTACCCTGTGAATAACTTTTGTTTAGAGTTTCTCAGAGTAAAATGGTGTATGAAGGATGTCTACCTTGTAAATGGTTACTATTCATACCTTTGCTTTGGCCACAGCCTCCATGTTACTACTGAGGTCATCTATCTCCATTTTATATtcacttttctccttctccagctTTTGCTTGACACGCTGGAGGTTGTCAATCTGCTCTCCAAGTTCTGCCACGCTGTCTGCCTGCTTTTTGCGGAGAGCAGCGGCAGTGGCTTCGTGTTGCAGGGTGGACTCTTCAAGATCACGTCGCAGTTTCTGGAACTCGGCCTCGCGCTTCTTGTTCGTCTCAATCTGAGCAGCAGTGGCACCGCCAGCTTCTTCAAGCCTCTCACTGATCTCCTCAAGTTCCCTGGAGAGATCAGCTCTCTGCTTCTCAACCTTAGCTCGAGCAGCACGCTCAGCCTCGAtttcctcttccagctcctCAATACGAGCCTGAGGTTGACAGAAGTTAAGTTTGTAATTTACTTTCTAAAATGAAATCAGCAAAGTCAATTTTCTTTGTAAAATGATCAGATCCAGATTTCACCTGGAGTTCCTTGATCTTCTTTTGCAGCTGAGCACCTAGAGACTGTTCATCCTCAACCTTGCCCAGTAGCTGACTGATCTCAAAGtccttcctgtttgttttatggaaacagttcatattttatcatgtgtataataaattatatttaatgaTATATAGTTATAtgcagtaggcaatttgtaggcGGATGAGGAGGGATGTCAAGACGCATCCAAGATGCATCCcctttgttaacctgccatccccctatgtactctatagagtagtgtcagcgACCATTGGGACTTCCAACCTGTCACTGTGCCatccccccgttaaaaaataacaaatcacctactggttatgtgtttatttcagccTATCCTCGTTATTACTAATACTTACTTCTTGAGCTTCTcctctgactgctgtttgtcattCTCCAGGTCCATTATGGACTCCTGGGCCAGTTTCAGATCACCCTCAAGCTTCCTCTTGGCCCTTTCAAGGTCCATTCGGAGCTTCTTCTCTTGTTCCAGAGATCCCTCAAGCTGTTTTGGTGAGAAAAAGAATTAATAAAAATGCTAATGTCAATGTTCTCAGAATAAGATTTTAGAATATAACCACATATCTGTTCTTTTCTGATAAAGTCTGACTTACGTCATCCACTTGTTGTTCAAGTTTGGTCTTTGATTTAGTCAGAGTATTGACTTTGTCCTCCTCTGCCTGAAGATCATCAAGAGTTTGCTGGTGTGCCTCTTGGAGGGCTTTCTTCTCTTTGGTTAACTTAGCAATGCTCTCATCCTGAGAGGCCATTTCCTCAGTCAGGTTCTTCACCTATGGAAAAACATGATTTTAGATTACCATGCTCTGGTGGAGGaaaactaataaacaaacaaaacccctcaTATAATGAAACCTTGTTTTCTGTggcatgtttctctttttccacttTAGCCAAAGTAAGCTCGAGGTCATCAATGTCTTTCTTCAGCTCAGAACACTCATCCTCCAGTTTCCTCTTCTTAGCAGTTAATTCTGCATTgatttcctcctcatcctccaatCTCTCTGTAGTCTCTTTGAGTTTTGCCTCAAGCTGGATTTTAGCTTTGATGAGCCCCTCACATCTCTCTTCGGCATCAGAGAGGTTCTCAGTTTCCTAAAGGACAAAAATGTGAGATTAAAGGTATTATTTGGTCATGTTAAAATTGAATATATCTATATTTTTGCTACCACTCTCTCCATTAACACACTTTGTGGGATGCTTTgctgtacatatacacaaaactTACTGCTGCCACTTGTAATTGCAGGTCATTCTTCTCTTGCAGCAGAGTTACCATCTTCTCTTCTAACTCCTTTTTCTTAGCCAGTGCTTGAGCAAGGTCCTCCTTCATCTTTCCATAATTCTCCTTCATTTGGGCCAGTTCTTTCTCAGTCTCAGCACTCTTCAGGAGAGGCTTAATCTTGAAGTAAAGCTTCATCCATGGCCAGTGTTTCACATTCATGAATGAGCGAATGTTGTATTGAATAGTGAAAATGGactccctgtaaaaaaaaacaatcaactTATTGTCAGTTGTTGAGATGAAGTCTTGATTTGCAGGATAGTAATACAATGTAACACAGTGTATTCATGAGAAATTAGTTCACTTAAACTGTAGACAGAAAGCAGATTTTAGTCACTATTGAACTCAGGAAAAGTGTTGTacctcctctccatcatctTGACAAACTCTCTTCTCATGAGATACCCACGGCAGAGAGCTTGAGTCATGGTAACCAGCTCAGCCAGTTTTTCATCTCGCATCTCCTCAAGGGTACCCAGCAGACCAGCTTTGAAAAACACCTGCAGTGGTAAAGAGTATTCACACTTATATGTGAAGTAATCAATAATTAGGACTAATTCTTTAATGAGACAAAGTGTGTGAGTACAACTATGAGTACCATTTTGGATCTCTTACCTTTGTGTGTCCAAACTTATACTGACTGTGATCAACATCAATGGAACCCAAGAGTTTCTCTGCGGCCTTCTTGTTGTCAATGAATTGTCCCTCAGGAATGACACTGGCATTTAAAACTTTGTatctaaataaaatgaatgtttgtacTCAGGTCACACCGTACTTGTCTAGACATGGCCTGAatagacagagagtgagggtCGGAGGGATCTTCATTTATACAAAGAATACAGTAATAGGAATGAAACATATCTGCGGCTATAAGTTGCAAGAGGTTACCTGAAGTTGCCATGTATATCAGTCACAATTTTGAATTACCTTTGTTTGAAGTCACCATAAAGGATTCTGCTGGGGAATCCCTTTCTACAGATTCTGATACCCTCTAGCACGCCATTACACCTCAGTTGGTGGATAACCAAAAAGTTCTCCATCAAACCTGTTAAAATACACAGGGATAGAAACATTTAAGAATTTAGACCAAGATGTCAaagagactttctttttttcctggttgGAATTGTATGAAATGACAGGGACACACACTCTTAGAATTAGTATTAACACTGAATTTTTGCTCTGATTCTTAAATTCTCTCATAATAGAGTATGTGGTGCATATGTCCTAGTTACAAACTCAGATATCAGACAAGTAatacaaaaaatttaaaaattgtAAATGCAAATGACTATATGTATTTAAATCCTACCTGGAGTCTTGGACTCATTAGGAATCAGGCAGCGCACAAAGTGGGGATGAGTGCTCCTCAAATTGGTCATTAGTTTCCCCAAGTTCTCCTATAAAAAGAGATGTATCAGTTCTGTGCAAAACTTCAGAATACTAGctcaaattttttaaaaatgggcaTGCAGTTTTTCCCTTTGATGCCTAagtattttaatttaacataatACAAACCCTGAACAGAGCGGACACTGTTTGGAAAGAGCCACCCTTCTTCTTGCCCCCCTTCTTGCCACCACCACCAGCAtctttacagaaacacatacatcacCAGTTAAATGCAGTTTACTTCAGGGTCAAAGTgaacattaaaacagaaaatactaaTTGCATGATATATACCTTCAGCAGAGGCATGAGATGCATACAAGAAAGCCAGCAGTTTgactgaagacttttggtagaGCTGCACAACAGAGTCGTTCAGTGGGTCCTTGTTCTTGTCTAACCAGCCAACAATGTTGTAGTCAACAGTGCCTGCATAGTGCACCAGGGAGAAATGGGCCTCTGCCTTGCCTTTGGCAGGCTTTGGCTTCTGGAAACATGGGGTTTTACCCAGATGCTGGTCATACAGCTTGTTTTTGAATGTTGTGTCTGAAGCTTTGGGGAACATACACTCCTCCTCAAGGATGGAGAAGATACCCATTGGCTGTTAAAGAGTCAGATGTATTGTCAAGGAATTATATTACTGGATCTTTGACATAGAGGAGTGAATCTCTTCTTTAGATGGATATAGTTTTAATCAGCAGATAGACAACTCACCTTCTCAATAAGCTCAATGCAGGCAGCCAAGTCCATACCAAAGTCAATGAACTCCCAGTCAATGCCTTCTTTTTTGTACTCTTCTTGCTCCAGCACAAACATGTGGTGGTTGAAAAACTGTTGCAGTTTCTCATTGGTGAAGTTGATACAAAGCTGCTCCAAACTGTTGAACTaatgtttaaaaagaagatATATTAGCAATGCATGTTAGACAAATCAAAAATCCACAGAAACACCTGGATGAATGAGTTAACCTTAATGCTTacatcaaatatttcaaatccTGCAATATCTAAGACTCCAATGAAGAACTGTCTTGGCTGCTTTGTGTCCAGCATCTCATTGATACGGACGACCATCCACAAGAACATCTTCTCATAAACAGACTTGCAGAGGGCCATAACAGCATTGTGTACCTGAAAGCACATCATGTTTACTGATGTACAGTTCTGCATTATAACACAGTTCTGTATCCTGTGCTTACTTCAGTGTGCCATCAACAGAGCAGTGTTATCAAATTGATGTGTACACAGCAATCAAGATTCATTATGGTACAATCCTTACCTGTGGAACAGTTTGGCCTTTGGTTACAAACTCGTTTCCGACCTTCACTCTTGGGTAGCACAGAGCTTTCAGCATATCAGCTGAGTTTAGGCCCATGAGGTAGGCGATTTTATCAGCCTCTGAAACAATGTTATTGGACTTTTATACctcaataacaaaacaaaacaacaatgataatgccaataatagtaatagtaataataataaacatctGTGGTCAAACATTTACCCTCAGTGCCATCAGGTTCAgcttgctcctctctctgcttctgcttGAACTTCATGTTCCCATGATGCACCACAGCACCAGTCAGCTTGTAGATACCCATCTTTTCCTCAGCACTGAAGCCCAAGATATCAATGGCTGTCTGCAATTTTAATTTAAAGATATGTGTGAGATTAAGTTCCTGTACATGCTTATATTCCGCTGCAAAGTGTCCTATCCACTTACATCTGTGGCAATGAACTCTTCCACATCATTAATGCTCTTGACTGTGATTTCACCTTGGCTGACCATAGGGAAATCATAGGGGTTGGTGGTGATGAGAAGTGCCTCTGTGGAAAGGAGGAAtatgatatttatatattagttAAAGTTAAATATAACAACTGGAATAGAaacttttaatataaacttTTCTCACCAATCAGCTCAGGCTTGTGGCCAGTCATGAGTTGGTAGAAGATGTGGTAACTCCTCTCAGCCGACAGCTGGAATGTTACTCTCGACTTCTCAAGTAGGTCTGAGATATCAGTAAAGTGAACTCAGTCAGTTTCTTAAGTTAATGTGGAGTGGATAAATATTGGAGACTAAATCTGATAACAAGTTGGACTTACAGGTTTCAATATCAGCAGATGCCAACTTTCCAGTGGATCCAAAATGAATTCGGATGAATTTACCCTAAGCACATTTAGACAAAATACAATGTTCAAAATTTGAACATTCTACAACTCCAGTTGAAATAAcatgattttttgttttaagatgtcTATTAGGaaatagttttaaaaacagcactTCAAGAACACTCACAAAACGGGAGGAGTTGTCATTCCTCACAGTCTTGGCATTACCATAAGCCTCCAGCAGAGGGTTAGCTGCGATGATTTGATCCTCCAGTGACCCCTAGAGgtgatttcaaaatgtaaaatatttgctCTGTGACTGACTACAATTGTTTTTCAGAAACAACGCAGTAACTAACCTGCATTTTTCCTGGAACAGGCTCTGCCTTCTTTTGTCCAGACACTGCAATTGTTGCAAAGTACTGGATGACACGTTTGGTGTTCACAGTCTTTCCTGCACCAGATTCTCCACTGAGGGTTAAAAGTTACCAATATAAAGTAGAATCAGTCTTATTACCTATGATGGTTAGGAAGTGagaagcaattttttttccaaactacTTTGAATAACTTACGTGATCAAGATAGATTGGTTCTCCCGGTCTagaaagagcaaacacacataGTTGAAGAGagatacactttttttttccttgatctGAATGCACTTTTGATGTATTAGTGGAACTGTGGCATCAAACATgcttacaattttacaatttttttttatttggcagACCCTTTTAGCCCATGCGACTTACAATCACTGCTTCTAAGAActgtgtaatacattagtaATGGGTCTTAAAACTAGGTCAATAGTTCAATAAAATTTCCCCTCTTCATCTTACCTGTGAGCATGAACTGATAGGCAttgtcagagatggagaagatgtGGGGTGGGGCCTCAACCCTCTTTTTGCCTCTGTAGGCAGATACTACAACTGCATCATACACTGGGAGCCACTTGTAGGGGTTCACAGTGACGCAGAACAGCCCAGAGTAGGTCTGAAAGAGTGTGCGGCAACAAAATAGATTTATTCACCTCCACGTATTTTTAGCAATAATTAAATGCagatgtagtgtggtgtagtgcctACATAGATCATCCATGCTGCAAATCGCTCTTTGAGGTTATACAGCACAGCTGGTTCATTGAGGTGGGTCATCATGGCCATGTCCTCAATCTTATCAAACTTTGGAGGGTTCATAGGGTAGATCTCATCTTCTTTTACAGTGAGGGTCTATATTGAAGACAGATAGATTcacttttttaacatttcattgcTTTTTTGGATTCATAAATTGTTAGATACATCATACATTTTATAAGAACATATGATACCAGCtagtaatctaatctaatctaatctaatctaatctaatctaatctaatcttgtctaatataatataatatgatgtaatataatacaaaataacatgttgttattttatataaacattgttctttttttatgaagagAGTGCCCCTCTATATGCATGTTTTTATATGCTAAGTGGAACTGAACTAGTGACAAACAATACAGTCCTGAGTGTA
This window encodes:
- the LOC115815412 gene encoding myosin heavy chain, fast skeletal muscle-like, whose product is MSTDAEMEAFGPAAIYLRKPEKERIEAQNKPFDAKTAYFVADKEEMYLKGVLKSKEGGKATVETLCGKTLTVKEDEIYPMNPPKFDKIEDMAMMTHLNEPAVLYNLKERFAAWMIYTYSGLFCVTVNPYKWLPVYDAVVVSAYRGKKRVEAPPHIFSISDNAYQFMLTDRENQSILITGESGAGKTVNTKRVIQYFATIAVSGQKKAEPVPGKMQGSLEDQIIAANPLLEAYGNAKTVRNDNSSRFGKFIRIHFGSTGKLASADIETYLLEKSRVTFQLSAERSYHIFYQLMTGHKPELIEALLITTNPYDFPMVSQGEITVKSINDVEEFIATDTAIDILGFSAEEKMGIYKLTGAVVHHGNMKFKQKQREEQAEPDGTEEADKIAYLMGLNSADMLKALCYPRVKVGNEFVTKGQTVPQVHNAVMALCKSVYEKMFLWMVVRINEMLDTKQPRQFFIGVLDIAGFEIFDFNSLEQLCINFTNEKLQQFFNHHMFVLEQEEYKKEGIDWEFIDFGMDLAACIELIEKPMGIFSILEEECMFPKASDTTFKNKLYDQHLGKTPCFQKPKPAKGKAEAHFSLVHYAGTVDYNIVGWLDKNKDPLNDSVVQLYQKSSVKLLAFLYASHASAEDAGGGGKKGGKKKGGSFQTVSALFRENLGKLMTNLRSTHPHFVRCLIPNESKTPGLMENFLVIHQLRCNGVLEGIRICRKGFPSRILYGDFKQRYKVLNASVIPEGQFIDNKKAAEKLLGSIDVDHSQYKFGHTKVFFKAGLLGTLEEMRDEKLAELVTMTQALCRGYLMRREFVKMMERRESIFTIQYNIRSFMNVKHWPWMKLYFKIKPLLKSAETEKELAQMKENYGKMKEDLAQALAKKKELEEKMVTLLQEKNDLQLQVAAETENLSDAEERCEGLIKAKIQLEAKLKETTERLEDEEEINAELTAKKRKLEDECSELKKDIDDLELTLAKVEKEKHATENKVKNLTEEMASQDESIAKLTKEKKALQEAHQQTLDDLQAEEDKVNTLTKSKTKLEQQVDDLEGSLEQEKKLRMDLERAKRKLEGDLKLAQESIMDLENDKQQSEEKLKKKDFEISQLLGKVEDEQSLGAQLQKKIKELQARIEELEEEIEAERAARAKVEKQRADLSRELEEISERLEEAGGATAAQIETNKKREAEFQKLRRDLEESTLQHEATAAALRKKQADSVAELGEQIDNLQRVKQKLEKEKSEYKMEIDDLSSNMEAVAKAKGNLEKMCRTLEDQLSELKTKNDENVRQLNDMSAQKARLATENGELGRQLEEKEALVSQLTRGKQAYTQQIEELKRQIEEEVKAKGALAHAVQSARHDCDLLREQFEEEQEAKAELQRAMSKANSEVAQWRTKYETDAIQRTEELEEAKKKLAQRLQEAEESIEAVNSKCASLEKTKQRLQGEVEDLMIDVERANALAANLDKKQRNFDKVLAEWKQKYEEGQAELEGAQKEARSLSTELFKMKNSYEEALDQLETLKRENKNLQQEISDLTEQIGETGKTIHELEKAKKTVETEKSEIQTALEEAEGTLEHEESKILRVQLELNQVKGEIDRKLAEKDEEIEQIKRNSQRVIESMQSTLDSEVRSRNDALRIKKKMEGDLNEMEIQLSHANRQAAEAQKQLRNLQGQLKDAQVHLDDALRGHEDMKEQVAMVERRNALMQAEIEELRAALEQTERGRKVAEQELVDASERVGLLHSQNTSLLNTKKKLEADLVQIQSEVDDTIQEARNAEEKAKKAITDAAMMAEELKKEQDTSAHLERMKKNLEVTVKDLQHRLDEAENLAMKGGKKQLQKLEARVRELEAEIESEQRRGADAIKGVRKYERRVKELTYQTEEDKKNVTRLQDLVEKLQLKVKAYKRQAEEAEEQANTHLSRYRKVQHELEEAQERADIAESQVNKLRAKSRDAGKVQGSSFLPQAKEVAE